In one window of Opitutus sp. GAS368 DNA:
- a CDS encoding lytic transglycosylase domain-containing protein: MLRPTVILVTGCLLLVACSRKETAAPDPATRAAVWAAIQPLAERYRMDPAFIYALVAAESNFDPAARNGEARGLMQIKPGTWRTVSRESYEPGVWSWRQNLATGVDYLAWCRSDLHRRQKFSYPLLLASFHYGIDYVEARDFSLGRLDPPDNAIYRELWRGNLTPVPPPK; the protein is encoded by the coding sequence ATGTTGCGGCCAACCGTAATACTCGTCACGGGCTGCCTGCTGTTGGTTGCGTGCAGCCGAAAGGAAACGGCCGCGCCCGATCCGGCCACGCGCGCGGCCGTGTGGGCGGCCATCCAGCCACTGGCGGAACGTTACCGGATGGATCCGGCGTTCATCTACGCCTTGGTGGCGGCGGAATCCAATTTTGACCCCGCGGCCCGCAATGGCGAGGCGCGGGGGCTCATGCAAATCAAGCCGGGGACCTGGCGCACCGTCAGCCGCGAGTCCTATGAGCCCGGCGTCTGGTCCTGGCGGCAGAATCTCGCCACGGGCGTGGATTATCTCGCCTGGTGTCGGAGCGACCTGCACCGGCGGCAGAAATTTTCCTACCCGCTGCTGCTGGCGTCGTTTCACTACGGGATCGATTACGTGGAAGCGCGGGACTTCAGCCTGGGGCGCCTCGATCCGCCCGACAACGCGATCTATCGGGAATTATGGCGCGGCAACCTCACGCCGGTGCCGCCGCCGAAATAG
- a CDS encoding MFS transporter — MNQWPASVWLLFATRVVRMFAYGILGVILVLYLAAAGLGEARIGLLLAMTFLGDAAISLWLSTHADRWGRRRVLVAGAVLMALGGAGMALTGDFALLVLGATIGVISPTGGEVGPFLAVEQACLAQLTDARDRTKVFAWYNVVGYGATALGALGCGFAAEAMQRTGWTPLASYRVLLAAYGALGLVIGGLSWRLGPGVEAAAAPAGTKRFLGLGESRGTVFRLSALFALDSFGGGFIVQNFLAYWFHRRFGVSEAVLGGIFFGANIMSGLSALAAVPLARRIGLVNTMVWTHLPSNVLLMAVPLMPSFGWAVGVLLARHMISQMDVPTRQSYVNAVVPAAERSAANGVTGTARQLGTALAPLCAGPLMATAALTSVPFFVADGLKIIYDLALWRNFRAVKPPEEG, encoded by the coding sequence GTGAACCAGTGGCCTGCCAGTGTCTGGTTGCTCTTTGCAACGCGCGTGGTGCGGATGTTCGCCTACGGCATCCTCGGTGTGATCCTGGTGCTTTACCTCGCCGCCGCCGGGCTGGGGGAAGCACGCATCGGCCTGCTGCTGGCGATGACCTTCCTCGGCGATGCGGCGATTTCCCTGTGGCTGAGCACGCATGCCGACCGTTGGGGTCGCCGGCGGGTGCTGGTCGCCGGCGCAGTCCTGATGGCCTTGGGCGGAGCGGGCATGGCGCTCACGGGCGACTTCGCGCTGCTCGTGCTGGGTGCAACGATTGGCGTCATCAGCCCGACGGGCGGCGAAGTCGGTCCGTTCCTTGCGGTGGAACAGGCCTGCCTGGCGCAGCTGACCGACGCGCGCGACCGGACGAAGGTCTTTGCCTGGTATAACGTCGTGGGTTACGGCGCGACGGCCCTCGGCGCACTGGGCTGCGGGTTCGCGGCCGAGGCGATGCAGCGCACCGGCTGGACGCCGCTCGCGAGCTATCGGGTGTTGCTCGCGGCCTACGGGGCACTCGGTCTGGTCATCGGCGGCCTGAGCTGGCGGCTGGGGCCGGGCGTGGAAGCGGCCGCGGCGCCGGCGGGAACAAAACGATTCCTGGGATTGGGCGAATCGCGCGGCACGGTGTTCCGGCTCAGCGCGCTCTTCGCCCTCGATTCGTTTGGCGGCGGTTTCATCGTGCAAAACTTTCTCGCCTACTGGTTCCATCGGCGTTTCGGCGTGTCCGAGGCGGTGCTGGGCGGGATCTTTTTTGGCGCGAACATAATGTCCGGCCTTTCCGCCCTGGCGGCCGTGCCGCTGGCCCGCCGCATCGGTCTGGTGAACACCATGGTGTGGACGCACCTGCCTTCCAATGTGCTGCTGATGGCCGTGCCGCTGATGCCCTCCTTCGGCTGGGCGGTGGGGGTGCTGCTCGCCCGGCACATGATCTCGCAGATGGATGTGCCGACCCGGCAGTCCTACGTGAATGCAGTGGTGCCCGCGGCGGAGCGGTCCGCCGCCAACGGCGTGACCGGCACGGCGCGGCAACTCGGGACCGCCCTGGCCCCGCTTTGCGCCGGCCCGCTCATGGCCACGGCGGCGCTCACCAGCGTGCCCTTCTTCGTCGCCGACGGACTCAAGATCATCTACGACCTCGCCCTTTGGCGGAACTTCCGGGCCGTCAAACCCCCGGAAGAAGGTTGA
- a CDS encoding restriction endonuclease: MIEATEPVDWRELQEAVACILRDAGYEATVDCPVPLARGRKRIDVCGFDRDSSPRSQLFVECKLWRRRVTQTEVHAFRTVVADAGANEGLIVSAQGFQSGAREAAAYTNVRLVTWPEFQHLYAVRWMDYLVRPALSGAFEMVRRWINVYSADEDRRLARLPEAGLQAFWDWTRRVRPLVELAGDFAMPPGHFFPGEPRIRGKMPVLPLADHGPAPELASLPDSLLHIAAARPFFTALLVERDRAEADLAQILGVDPGSGPEFGDD, translated from the coding sequence ATGATCGAGGCGACCGAACCCGTCGATTGGCGCGAGTTGCAGGAAGCGGTGGCGTGCATCTTGCGCGATGCAGGTTACGAGGCCACGGTGGATTGCCCCGTGCCGCTGGCCCGCGGGCGCAAGCGCATCGATGTGTGCGGCTTCGACCGCGATTCCTCCCCTCGTTCGCAGCTGTTCGTGGAGTGCAAGCTATGGCGGCGGCGCGTTACGCAAACGGAAGTGCACGCCTTCCGCACCGTGGTGGCCGATGCCGGCGCCAACGAGGGCCTGATCGTGAGCGCCCAAGGCTTCCAGTCCGGCGCGCGGGAGGCCGCGGCCTACACCAACGTGCGGCTCGTCACTTGGCCCGAATTCCAACATCTCTACGCCGTGCGCTGGATGGATTACCTGGTGAGACCGGCCCTGTCGGGTGCCTTCGAGATGGTGCGGCGGTGGATCAACGTCTACTCCGCCGACGAAGACCGCCGCCTGGCCCGCCTTCCCGAGGCGGGGCTGCAAGCATTCTGGGACTGGACCCGCCGGGTCCGGCCGCTGGTGGAACTGGCCGGGGATTTCGCGATGCCCCCGGGACATTTTTTTCCCGGCGAGCCGCGGATCCGAGGCAAGATGCCGGTCCTGCCTTTGGCAGATCACGGCCCGGCGCCCGAACTCGCGAGCCTGCCCGACTCATTGCTGCATATCGCTGCCGCGCGTCCTTTCTTCACCGCTTTGTTGGTGGAGAGGGATCGGGCCGAGGCCGACCTTGCGCAGATCCTCGGGGTCGATCCCGGTTCCGGCCCTGAGTTCGGCGACGACTAG